A genomic window from Dama dama isolate Ldn47 chromosome 6, ASM3311817v1, whole genome shotgun sequence includes:
- the CLRN2 gene encoding clarin-2, with amino-acid sequence MPGWFKKAWYGLASLLSFSSFILIVVALALPRWLSGKILCQTGVDLVNATDPELVKFVGDIYYGLFRGCKVRQCGLGGRQSQFTIFPHLVKELNAGLHVTILLLLFLALALSLVSMGFAILNMIQVPYRAVNGPGGICLWNVLAGGVVALAIASFMTSVKFHDLTERIANFQEKLFRFVVVEEQYEESFWICVASASAHATNLVVVAISQIPLPEIKAKIEEATVTAEDILY; translated from the exons ATGCCTGGATGGTTCAAAAAGGCGTGGTACGGGCTGGCTTCTCTGCTCAgcttctcctccttcatcctgATCGTCGTTGCCCTGGCGCTGCCCCGCTGGCTGAGTGGGAAAATCCTCTGTCAGACGGGAGTGGACCTCGTCAACGCCACGGATCCAGAGCTGGTCAAATTCGTCGGGGACATTTACTACGGACTCTTCCGCGGTTGTAAGGTGCGGCAGTGCGGGCTGGGCGGCCGCCAGTCCCAGTTCACCA TCTTCCCACACCTGGTGAAGGAGCTCAACGCGGGCCTCCACGTCACGATTCTGCTGCTCCTCTTCTTGGCCTTGGCACTGTCTCTGGTCAGCATGGGCTTCGCCATTCTCAACATGATTCAAGTTCCATACCGGGCAGTCAACGGCCCCGGGGGCATCTGTCTATGGAATGTTCTTGCAG GTGGAGTCGTGGCCTTGGCCATCGCCAGCTTCATGACCTCGGTAAAATTTCACGACCTGACAGAACGAATTGCCAACTTCCAGGAGAAGCTCTTTCGCTTCGTGGTGGTGGAGGAACAGTATGAGGAGTCCTTCTGGATCTGTGTGGCCAGCGCCTCAGCCCACGCCACTAACCTGGTTGTGGTGGCCATCAGTCAGATCCCCCTGCCGGAGATCAAGGCCAAGATCGAAGAGGCCACAGTCACGGCAGAGGACATCTTGTATTAA